Proteins encoded by one window of Phytohabitans houttuyneae:
- a CDS encoding toll/interleukin-1 receptor domain-containing protein: MSSSATPAPTARGPSGWRRAWFERSRYTTDEWASAVATRQPLVPLRIEEVEPPPILAPLAYVDLFGVDETQARERLRRALEGPRRSLPGGRRPPPSGLPPGRLERAAQAARVHRPHRAPGRAAGEGCRRVSGRWCRPCTGWAAWARPSWYPDALALDEESLRGCRRTFGADRPYTLACAANLALTRRVLGG, from the coding sequence ATGTCTTCGTCGGCTACGCCGGCCCCGACCGCCCGTGGGCCGAGTGGGTGGCGTCGGGCGTGGTTCGAACGGTCCCGCTACACGACGGACGAGTGGGCGTCCGCCGTGGCGACGCGGCAGCCGCTCGTACCGCTGCGGATCGAGGAGGTCGAGCCGCCACCGATCCTCGCGCCGCTCGCGTACGTGGACCTGTTCGGCGTGGACGAAACCCAAGCCCGCGAACGGCTGCGCCGGGCGCTGGAAGGTCCGCGCCGGTCCCTTCCCGGCGGGCGCCGTCCCCCGCCTTCCGGGCTCCCGCCCGGGCGTCTGGAACGTGCCGCCCAGGCTGCGCGCGTTCACCGGCCGCACCGCGCACCTGGCCGGGCTGCGGGAGAGGGCTGTCGGCGGGTGAGCGGGCGGTGGTGCAGGCCCTGCACGGGCTGGGCGGCCTGGGCAAGACCCAGCTGGTACCCGGACGCCTTGGCCCTGGACGAGGAGTCGCTGCGCGGCTGCCGGCGCACGTTCGGCGCGGACCGCCCCTACACGCTGGCGTGCGCGGCGAACCTCGCGCTCACCCGGCGCGTACTGGGCGGGTAA
- a CDS encoding NADH-quinone oxidoreductase subunit 5 family protein, whose protein sequence is MIPGVFLPAVPFAAALIGLLLPLRARKAAATVAVVGAAGALLAAIFLDTSDTSREWLQIGDLTVTFGARVDKPAVLVAVAVGVVALAVQVYSVTYLADDDRYPPYAAQVSLFTAAMLLVVVAGDLIMLLVGWEVMGICSYLLIGHDRRLPEAPAAAVKAFIVTRVGDVGFLLGIAVLGIGAGTFRIADVLAHDYSTTTLTVAGLLLLAGVAGKSAQFPLHTWLPDAMAGPTPISALIHAATMVAAGVYVVTRLYPIFTGAVLAVLGVMAAITLLLGALTATAQDDIKRVLAWSTVSQIGYMTGALAVGSTSAALFHLLTHAAFKALLFLAAGCVIHAVGSNLMSRMGGLRRDMPVTFWSFAIGLGALAGLPPLAGFWSKEGIINAAHHPHGPAPAWVGWLVWLTALAGVAITALYAARLLRGVFFGPATTHGHEAPPLMRWPVALLAIPSALLGLAVFWPAFREALGLEEAKIDAWVLLPVALLAAGAVVGWRGVPTVPAFARAFWLDEVQHFLLVRPVRSLARSTRLGDEAGVDGAVEGTGRLTVRLGRRLATAHRTGLPRAATAVLAAAVLLAALGVIL, encoded by the coding sequence GTGATCCCGGGGGTGTTCCTCCCGGCCGTGCCCTTCGCCGCCGCGCTCATCGGCCTCCTGCTGCCCCTGAGGGCGCGCAAGGCCGCGGCGACCGTCGCGGTCGTCGGTGCGGCCGGCGCCCTGCTAGCAGCCATATTTCTCGACACGTCGGACACGAGCCGAGAATGGCTCCAGATCGGCGACCTCACCGTCACCTTCGGCGCCCGGGTCGACAAACCCGCCGTGCTCGTCGCCGTCGCGGTCGGCGTGGTCGCCCTCGCGGTGCAGGTCTACTCGGTCACCTACCTCGCCGACGACGACCGCTACCCGCCGTACGCGGCCCAGGTCAGCCTCTTCACCGCCGCCATGCTGCTGGTCGTCGTCGCCGGCGACCTGATCATGCTGCTGGTCGGGTGGGAGGTGATGGGCATCTGCTCGTACCTGCTCATCGGCCACGACCGCCGCCTGCCCGAGGCGCCCGCCGCCGCGGTGAAGGCGTTCATCGTCACCCGCGTCGGCGATGTCGGCTTCCTCCTAGGCATCGCGGTGCTCGGCATCGGCGCCGGCACGTTCCGCATCGCCGACGTGCTCGCACACGACTACAGCACCACCACGCTCACCGTCGCCGGCCTGTTGCTGCTCGCGGGTGTGGCGGGCAAGAGCGCGCAGTTCCCGCTGCACACGTGGCTGCCCGACGCGATGGCCGGCCCCACGCCGATCTCCGCGCTCATCCACGCCGCGACGATGGTGGCGGCCGGCGTCTACGTGGTCACTCGGCTGTACCCGATCTTCACCGGTGCCGTCCTGGCGGTCCTGGGCGTGATGGCCGCGATCACGCTGCTGCTCGGCGCGCTCACCGCGACCGCGCAGGACGACATCAAGCGGGTGCTCGCCTGGTCCACCGTCTCCCAGATCGGTTACATGACCGGCGCGCTCGCGGTCGGCTCCACCTCGGCCGCGCTTTTCCACCTGCTGACGCACGCCGCGTTCAAGGCGCTGCTCTTCCTCGCCGCCGGCTGCGTGATCCACGCGGTCGGCAGCAACCTGATGTCGCGGATGGGTGGGCTGCGGCGGGACATGCCGGTCACGTTCTGGTCGTTCGCGATCGGCCTCGGCGCGCTCGCCGGCCTCCCACCGCTCGCCGGCTTCTGGAGCAAGGAAGGCATCATCAACGCCGCCCACCACCCGCACGGCCCCGCGCCGGCGTGGGTGGGCTGGCTGGTGTGGCTGACAGCGCTTGCCGGCGTCGCGATCACCGCGCTCTACGCCGCCCGCCTCCTGCGCGGCGTCTTCTTCGGGCCCGCCACCACCCACGGCCACGAAGCCCCGCCGCTGATGCGCTGGCCGGTCGCCCTCCTCGCCATCCCGAGCGCGCTACTCGGGCTGGCCGTCTTCTGGCCCGCGTTCCGCGAGGCCCTCGGCCTCGAAGAGGCCAAGATCGACGCTTGGGTGCTGCTCCCGGTGGCGCTGCTGGCCGCCGGCGCCGTCGTTGGTTGGCGCGGCGTGCCGACCGTGCCGGCCTTCGCGCGCGCCTTCTGGCTCGACGAGGTCCAGCATTTCCTTTTGGTACGACCCGTGCGCTCCCTCGCCCGCAGTACCCGACTGGGCGACGAGGCAGGGGTCGACGGAGCGGTCGAAGGCACCGGACGTCTGACCGTGCGCCTCGGCCGGCGCCTGGCCACCGCACACCGCACCGGCCTGCCGCGCGCCGCCACCGCGGTGCTCGCCGCCGCCGTCCTGCTCGCCGCCCTGGGGGTGATCCTGTGA
- a CDS encoding TetR/AcrR family transcriptional regulator encodes METASRRERLRAQTREEAKAAALRQIAAAGPQSLSLNAIGKELGMSGPALYRYFAGRDELLTELISDGYHDLADAVEAAGEAAADAEPADRIRVLTRAYREWALAQPHRYLLLFGTPVPGYAAPAHTIQAASRTLSAFLEPITALRPASRAPELEEQFAAGLADRDPDHRWSGAALRLGVTGWTRMHGVVSLEVEGHFAPMGFDPGLLFEAEVESLIAEASGSEAG; translated from the coding sequence ATGGAAACCGCAAGCCGCCGGGAGAGACTTCGGGCACAGACCCGCGAGGAGGCCAAGGCGGCGGCACTACGGCAGATCGCCGCGGCCGGGCCGCAGTCGCTGTCGCTCAACGCGATCGGCAAGGAGCTCGGGATGAGCGGGCCGGCCCTCTACCGGTACTTCGCCGGGCGGGACGAGCTGCTCACCGAGCTGATCAGCGACGGGTACCACGACCTGGCGGACGCGGTGGAGGCGGCGGGCGAGGCGGCGGCGGACGCGGAGCCGGCTGACCGGATCCGGGTGCTCACCCGGGCGTACCGGGAGTGGGCGCTGGCCCAGCCACACCGCTACCTGCTGCTGTTCGGCACGCCGGTGCCCGGCTACGCGGCTCCGGCGCACACGATCCAGGCGGCGAGCCGCACGCTGAGCGCGTTTCTCGAACCGATCACGGCGCTCCGCCCGGCCTCGCGCGCGCCGGAGCTGGAGGAGCAGTTCGCGGCGGGCCTCGCCGACCGCGACCCGGACCACCGCTGGTCGGGCGCGGCGCTGCGGCTCGGCGTGACCGGCTGGACCCGCATGCACGGCGTGGTCAGCCTGGAGGTGGAGGGGCACTTCGCGCCGATGGGGTTCGACCCCGGCCTCCTGTTCGAGGCCGAGGTCGAGTCGTTGATCGCGGAAGCTAGCGGGTCAGAGGCCGGGTAG
- the nuoK gene encoding NADH-quinone oxidoreductase subunit NuoK, translating into MRPVIPYVIAALLFGIGVYGVLRRRNAVLLLMSVELMLNAVNLILITADATVRSALPHTGQVFALFVIVIAAAEVGVGLAIVLQLYRLRASVAVDEVPLERVDA; encoded by the coding sequence ATGAGGCCGGTCATCCCGTACGTCATCGCCGCCCTGCTCTTCGGCATCGGCGTCTACGGCGTCCTGCGCCGCCGCAACGCGGTCCTGCTGCTGATGTCCGTCGAGCTCATGCTCAACGCGGTCAACCTGATCCTGATCACCGCCGACGCCACGGTGCGGTCCGCGCTGCCGCACACCGGGCAGGTCTTCGCGCTCTTCGTGATCGTGATCGCCGCCGCCGAGGTGGGGGTGGGGCTGGCGATCGTGCTCCAGCTCTACCGCCTGCGCGCGAGCGTGGCCGTCGACGAGGTGCCGCTGGAAAGGGTCGACGCGTGA
- a CDS encoding carbohydrate kinase family protein yields the protein MAFLVVGESLVDLISRDGSWSFAATPGGSPLNVAVGLAADGHEVRLASEVGTDLFGGLLRSHLETFGVSAGELVDTPATSVAFARVDAAGAATYDFRFTWAYAGKPDLTGVDCVHTGSLATAVAPGDAAALAVVEAARRAGALVSYDPNIRPALVGDRAGALARVEEIVRSADVVKVSDEDLRWLCPDEVDVAVARRWLAMGPRLVVVTRGGEGAVAVHDGLVTVCAAPPVTVADTVGAGDAFTTGLLSSLGGDLAVESVTRALRYASATAAAVCSRPGALPPPRAEVDSLLPGAVIATTTA from the coding sequence GTGGCGTTTCTGGTGGTGGGCGAGAGTCTGGTCGACCTGATCAGCCGTGACGGCTCGTGGTCTTTCGCGGCGACGCCTGGCGGCAGCCCGCTCAACGTGGCGGTCGGCCTGGCCGCCGACGGGCACGAGGTGCGGCTGGCCAGCGAGGTGGGCACCGACCTGTTCGGCGGGCTGCTCCGCTCACACCTGGAGACGTTTGGTGTGTCGGCCGGCGAGCTCGTCGACACGCCGGCCACGAGCGTCGCGTTCGCGCGGGTCGACGCGGCGGGCGCGGCCACCTACGACTTCCGCTTCACCTGGGCGTACGCGGGCAAGCCCGACCTCACCGGCGTCGACTGCGTGCACACCGGCTCCCTCGCCACCGCGGTCGCGCCCGGCGACGCGGCGGCCCTGGCGGTCGTCGAGGCGGCCAGGCGCGCCGGCGCACTCGTGTCGTACGACCCGAACATCCGCCCCGCTCTCGTCGGTGACCGGGCGGGCGCGCTGGCCCGGGTGGAGGAGATCGTCCGCTCCGCCGACGTGGTCAAGGTGAGCGACGAGGACCTGCGCTGGCTGTGCCCGGACGAGGTCGACGTCGCCGTGGCCCGGCGGTGGCTGGCGATGGGGCCGCGGCTGGTCGTGGTGACGCGGGGCGGCGAGGGCGCGGTGGCGGTACACGACGGGCTCGTGACCGTCTGCGCCGCGCCGCCCGTCACGGTCGCGGACACGGTCGGCGCGGGAGACGCCTTCACCACCGGCCTGCTGTCGAGCCTCGGCGGCGACCTCGCGGTCGAGTCGGTCACCCGCGCCCTGCGGTACGCGAGCGCGACCGCCGCCGCCGTCTGCTCCCGCCCCGGCGCGCTCCCGCCGCCCCGCGCCGAGGTCGACTCCCTGCTCCCCGGCGCCGTGATCGCCACGACCACCGCCTGA
- a CDS encoding NADH-quinone oxidoreductase subunit C, producing the protein MTPDEVGARLVEVLGPAQDAVASVSGGQTHARATVDVPALSWSAALLAARDDAALAFDFFDWLSAVDELDEGFLVVAHLWSTTLRHGLLVRTRLPRDTPAVESVVAVYPGAAWHERETHEMFGIDFPGHGELRPLLLAPEFEGHPLRKEFVLASRVAKPWPGAKEPGESGHGGGKRAPMRPPGVPAPGEWGPNAQQTRPAPTTAPDAPEEGR; encoded by the coding sequence ATGACGCCGGACGAGGTCGGTGCGCGGCTGGTTGAAGTGCTCGGGCCCGCCCAGGACGCCGTCGCGTCCGTCTCCGGCGGCCAGACGCACGCCCGCGCGACCGTCGACGTGCCCGCGCTTTCCTGGTCCGCGGCGCTGCTCGCCGCCCGCGACGACGCCGCGCTGGCCTTCGACTTCTTCGACTGGCTCTCCGCTGTCGACGAGCTCGACGAGGGCTTCCTGGTCGTGGCGCACCTCTGGTCCACGACGCTGCGGCACGGCTTGCTCGTCCGCACCCGCCTGCCCCGCGACACGCCGGCCGTCGAGTCGGTAGTGGCGGTCTATCCCGGCGCGGCGTGGCACGAGCGGGAGACGCACGAGATGTTCGGCATCGACTTTCCCGGGCACGGCGAGCTGCGGCCGCTGCTGCTGGCGCCGGAGTTCGAGGGGCACCCGCTGCGCAAGGAGTTCGTGCTGGCGTCCCGTGTGGCCAAGCCGTGGCCGGGCGCCAAGGAGCCGGGCGAGTCCGGGCACGGCGGCGGCAAGCGCGCCCCGATGCGCCCGCCGGGCGTGCCCGCGCCGGGGGAGTGGGGGCCCAACGCCCAGCAGACCCGGCCGGCGCCCACGACCGCGCCGGACGCGCCGGAGGAGGGTCGCTGA
- a CDS encoding NADH-quinone oxidoreductase subunit J family protein encodes MTATDVLLLGLGAVAVGSALLVVTTKHLVRAGLYLVVCLGAMAGLYLVLTAELVAWVQVLIYVGAVVVLLLFAVMLTRAPIGASDDLDRPGWPALLVGGGAGLGLAALLIDAFRWTTVDMPEAGTAERLGSEIFRSWVLPFEVLSVLLLAALVGAIVVSRPDIGERVDR; translated from the coding sequence GTGACGGCCACCGACGTGCTGCTGCTGGGGCTGGGTGCCGTGGCGGTGGGCTCGGCCCTGCTCGTCGTCACCACCAAGCACCTGGTGCGCGCCGGGCTGTACCTCGTGGTCTGCCTCGGCGCCATGGCCGGCCTCTACCTGGTGCTCACCGCGGAGCTGGTGGCGTGGGTGCAGGTGTTGATCTACGTGGGCGCGGTCGTGGTGCTGCTGCTCTTCGCGGTGATGCTGACCCGCGCCCCGATCGGCGCCTCGGACGACCTCGACCGCCCCGGGTGGCCGGCCCTGCTGGTCGGCGGCGGCGCGGGCCTGGGCCTCGCGGCGCTGCTGATCGACGCGTTCCGGTGGACCACAGTGGACATGCCCGAGGCGGGCACCGCCGAGCGGCTCGGCAGCGAGATCTTCCGCTCCTGGGTGCTGCCCTTCGAGGTGCTGTCCGTGCTCCTGCTCGCCGCGCTGGTCGGCGCCATCGTGGTGTCCCGCCCCGACATCGGCGAGCGGGTCGACCGATGA
- a CDS encoding ester cyclase: MVDVDTAVRQFVSDVWNGNQEQTAYDLVASDCPGLGESGPRGVLAWHGERRAAFPDLRYKIIDLLVDGERAAIHWRAAGTQTGQFGPVPPTGEVVSYSGATFLRFDGDGKISDVWSVNELFQVLQQLGVEFVPPGGAGEPATPPGA; this comes from the coding sequence GTGGTCGATGTGGACACAGCGGTACGACAGTTCGTTTCTGACGTGTGGAATGGCAACCAGGAGCAAACGGCGTACGACCTGGTCGCCTCCGACTGTCCGGGGCTGGGCGAAAGCGGCCCTCGGGGCGTGCTGGCCTGGCACGGTGAGCGCCGCGCCGCCTTCCCGGACCTGCGCTACAAAATCATTGACCTGCTCGTGGACGGCGAGCGCGCGGCAATCCACTGGCGCGCGGCCGGCACGCAGACCGGTCAGTTCGGGCCGGTGCCGCCGACCGGCGAGGTGGTCAGCTACTCGGGTGCCACGTTCCTGCGCTTCGACGGTGACGGAAAAATCAGCGACGTGTGGAGCGTCAACGAGCTCTTTCAGGTGCTCCAGCAGCTAGGCGTCGAGTTCGTCCCGCCCGGCGGCGCCGGCGAGCCAGCCACCCCACCGGGCGCCTGA
- a CDS encoding bifunctional helix-turn-helix transcriptional regulator/GNAT family N-acetyltransferase — MSEVRAFNRFYTGLIGVLQEGLLSTPYTLTEARLLFELGQGDAVEVVDLRRRLGLDAGYLSRILARFEADGLVRRSRSATDARRQVIELTEAGRVVDTDLEHRSNAQIAELIGRLGEVDQRRLLGAMSTIRELLGERAPADLVVLRPPAPGDLGWVVQRHGAIYAREFGWDETFEALVARVVADYAAGHDPRREAAWIAEVDGAPVGCVFCVGRDDTTAQLRLLLVEPAARGLGVGGRLVEECLRFARRAGYRRIMLWTYDKTVDAHRIYQRLGFTLDEEKKARAFGHDMVEEVWSRYL, encoded by the coding sequence GTGAGTGAGGTTCGGGCGTTCAACCGCTTCTATACGGGCCTCATCGGCGTGCTCCAGGAGGGGCTGCTGAGCACGCCGTACACGCTGACCGAGGCCCGCCTGCTCTTCGAGCTCGGTCAGGGCGACGCCGTCGAGGTGGTCGACCTGCGCCGCCGGCTGGGCCTCGACGCCGGCTACCTGAGCCGCATCCTGGCCCGCTTCGAGGCCGACGGGCTTGTGCGGCGGTCCCGGTCCGCGACCGACGCGCGCCGGCAGGTGATCGAGCTGACCGAGGCCGGCCGCGTCGTCGACACCGACCTGGAGCACCGCAGCAACGCGCAGATCGCCGAGCTGATCGGCCGCCTCGGCGAGGTCGACCAGCGGCGGCTGCTGGGCGCGATGAGCACGATCCGCGAGCTGCTCGGCGAGCGCGCGCCGGCCGACCTCGTGGTGCTGCGGCCGCCGGCGCCGGGCGACCTGGGCTGGGTGGTGCAGCGGCACGGCGCGATCTACGCGCGCGAGTTCGGCTGGGACGAGACCTTCGAGGCGTTGGTGGCCCGCGTGGTCGCCGACTACGCGGCCGGCCACGACCCGCGGCGCGAGGCCGCCTGGATCGCCGAGGTCGACGGCGCGCCGGTCGGCTGCGTGTTCTGCGTCGGCCGCGACGACACCACCGCGCAGCTGCGCCTGCTGCTGGTCGAGCCGGCCGCGCGCGGGCTGGGCGTGGGCGGGCGGCTTGTCGAGGAGTGCCTGCGCTTCGCCCGCCGCGCGGGCTACCGGCGGATCATGTTGTGGACGTACGACAAGACCGTCGACGCGCACCGCATCTACCAGCGCCTGGGCTTCACCCTCGACGAGGAGAAGAAGGCGCGTGCCTTCGGCCACGACATGGTCGAAGAGGTCTGGTCCAGGTACCTGTGA
- a CDS encoding medium chain dehydrogenase/reductase family protein has protein sequence MKTTQVVMPHAGGPEVLEIAERDLPEPGPGQVRLKVEATGVAFAEVQMLRGRYYAQPKFPFVPGYDLVGEVEAAGPGVTLDGRVAAMTRTGAWSERVVLPAAHLVPVPEDLDAAEVVALITNGVTAYQMIHRVAKVAEGQTVLVHGAAGGVGTLLVRLALRAGARVIGTASPGKHDKVREMGAIPLDYRDPLLVERVRQHAPGGVAAVFDHAAGPGLKRSWAALGRGGILIVYGSAATLDDKGWRMMPFVSAMGRLIWWSLLPNGRRGRFYSINHKNHFDEDLATVIDLLRKGELQPQVAARLPLAEAPEALRMLDDRAVVGKIVLKP, from the coding sequence ATGAAGACGACGCAGGTGGTCATGCCGCACGCCGGCGGTCCCGAGGTGCTGGAGATCGCAGAGCGCGACCTGCCCGAGCCCGGCCCGGGCCAGGTGCGGCTCAAGGTCGAGGCGACCGGTGTCGCGTTCGCCGAGGTGCAGATGCTGCGCGGGCGCTACTACGCGCAGCCGAAGTTTCCGTTCGTCCCCGGCTACGACCTGGTCGGCGAGGTGGAGGCGGCCGGGCCGGGCGTCACGCTCGACGGCCGGGTCGCCGCCATGACCCGCACCGGCGCGTGGTCCGAGCGAGTGGTGCTGCCCGCCGCGCACCTGGTGCCGGTTCCCGAGGACCTGGACGCCGCCGAGGTGGTCGCGCTGATCACCAATGGCGTCACGGCGTACCAGATGATCCATCGCGTGGCGAAGGTGGCCGAGGGCCAGACGGTGCTGGTGCACGGCGCGGCCGGCGGCGTCGGCACGCTGCTGGTGCGGCTGGCTCTGCGGGCGGGCGCGCGGGTGATCGGCACGGCCTCGCCGGGCAAGCACGACAAGGTGCGCGAGATGGGCGCGATCCCGCTGGACTACCGCGACCCGCTGCTTGTCGAGCGGGTGCGCCAGCACGCGCCGGGCGGGGTGGCAGCGGTCTTCGACCACGCCGCCGGCCCTGGCCTCAAGCGGTCGTGGGCCGCGCTCGGCCGTGGCGGCATCCTGATCGTGTATGGCAGCGCGGCCACCCTCGATGACAAGGGCTGGCGGATGATGCCGTTCGTGAGCGCGATGGGCCGGCTGATCTGGTGGTCACTGCTGCCCAACGGCCGGCGGGGCCGGTTCTACTCGATCAACCACAAGAACCACTTCGACGAGGACCTCGCCACCGTCATCGACCTGCTGCGCAAGGGCGAGCTTCAGCCGCAGGTGGCGGCCCGCCTGCCGCTGGCCGAGGCGCCCGAGGCGCTGCGGATGCTCGACGACCGCGCGGTGGTCGGCAAGATCGTTCTAAAACCCTAG
- a CDS encoding NuoI/complex I 23 kDa subunit family protein, producing MSVPGEGLVKGLAVTLKTMTRRSHTQQYPDVEPDLPPRSRGVIALLEENCTVCMLCARECPDWCIYIDSHKEEVVVPGAARARQRNVLDRFDIDFSLCMYCGICIEACPFDALYWTPEFEYAEYDIRDLLHDKERLGDWMATVPPPPVHDPNGEPSKEESTAAKKALPAGDRPAPAGPVGRRGPASSPRSSERTSPADEAET from the coding sequence ATGAGCGTGCCTGGCGAGGGTCTGGTTAAAGGGCTGGCAGTCACCCTCAAGACGATGACCCGCAGGTCGCACACGCAGCAGTACCCGGATGTGGAGCCCGACCTCCCGCCGCGGTCGCGCGGAGTGATCGCGCTGCTGGAGGAAAACTGCACCGTATGCATGCTGTGCGCCCGCGAGTGCCCTGACTGGTGCATCTACATCGACTCGCACAAGGAAGAGGTGGTCGTGCCCGGCGCGGCCAGGGCACGCCAGCGCAATGTGCTCGACCGCTTCGACATCGACTTCTCCCTGTGCATGTACTGCGGGATCTGCATCGAGGCGTGCCCCTTCGACGCGCTCTACTGGACGCCCGAGTTCGAGTACGCCGAGTACGACATCCGCGACCTCCTGCACGACAAGGAGCGGCTGGGCGACTGGATGGCCACCGTGCCGCCGCCGCCCGTCCACGACCCCAACGGCGAGCCGTCCAAGGAAGAGAGCACCGCGGCCAAGAAGGCTCTCCCCGCTGGCGATCGCCCCGCTCCCGCTGGCCCCGTCGGCCGGCGCGGTCCGGCCTCCTCGCCGCGCTCCTCGGAACGGACCTCGCCAGCCGATGAGGCCGAGACGTGA
- a CDS encoding isopenicillin N synthase family dioxygenase, translating to MSATPSLPVIDISLPGDGPARAIEAACRDTGFFYVTGHGVPPKLLADLDTAGRAFFALPEAEKMRISMDRGGRAWRGYFPVGGELTSGRPDLKEGIYFGTELPDGHPRVRAGLPLHGRNLFPEGVPALRPAVLSYLDALTGVAQDVLRLVARSLDLPADYFAAGYTAEPTVLFRIFHYPPSPPDSDDWGVGQHTDYGLLTLLAQDANGGLQVRTPGGWIDAPPVPGTFVCNIGDMLERLTGGWYRSTLHRVRNVSGRDRLSYPFFFDPDFTAEVPALPPRARTTAAGAPRWDGADPRAFSGTYGDYLLGKVSKVFPQLSGDVL from the coding sequence ATGAGCGCCACACCCTCGCTGCCCGTCATCGACATCTCGCTGCCCGGTGACGGCCCGGCCCGCGCGATCGAGGCGGCCTGCCGCGACACCGGCTTCTTCTACGTCACCGGGCACGGCGTCCCGCCTAAGCTCCTCGCCGACCTGGACACGGCGGGGCGGGCGTTCTTCGCGCTGCCGGAGGCGGAGAAGATGCGGATCTCGATGGACCGCGGCGGCCGGGCGTGGCGCGGGTACTTTCCGGTGGGCGGGGAGCTGACCTCGGGGCGGCCGGACCTCAAGGAGGGCATCTACTTCGGCACCGAGCTGCCTGACGGCCACCCGCGGGTCCGCGCCGGTCTCCCGCTGCACGGCCGCAACCTCTTCCCAGAGGGGGTACCGGCGCTGCGCCCGGCCGTGCTCTCCTACCTGGACGCCCTGACCGGCGTGGCGCAGGACGTGTTGCGGCTGGTGGCCCGGAGCCTCGACCTGCCCGCCGACTACTTCGCGGCCGGCTACACGGCCGAGCCGACGGTCCTCTTCCGGATCTTCCACTACCCGCCGTCGCCTCCGGACAGCGACGACTGGGGCGTGGGGCAGCACACCGACTACGGCCTGCTCACGCTCCTCGCCCAGGACGCCAACGGCGGGCTGCAGGTGCGCACGCCGGGCGGCTGGATCGACGCGCCGCCGGTGCCGGGCACGTTCGTGTGCAACATCGGCGACATGCTCGAACGGCTCACCGGCGGCTGGTACCGCTCGACGCTGCACCGCGTGCGCAACGTGAGCGGGCGCGACCGCCTCTCGTACCCCTTCTTCTTCGACCCGGACTTCACGGCCGAGGTGCCGGCGCTCCCGCCGCGGGCCCGGACCACCGCGGCGGGCGCCCCTCGGTGGGACGGCGCGGATCCTCGGGCCTTCTCGGGTACGTACGGCGACTACCTGCTGGGGAAGGTGTCCAAGGTGTTTCCCCAGCTCTCCGGCGACGTGCTCTGA